GTATTTGTCTTCGCGTCCGCGTCGAAGCCGGGTGACGTTTAACGCGAAGTCATTCCGGGCGATCCGTCCCGACCCGATGGATCGCGCCTTGTATCCTGCAGGTTATGAGGGACGTTTGCTGGCGTCGCGTCCTGCAGATTGGCAGTGTTCTGATCCTTCATTGAAGTATTCTTGGAATCAGAATGTATTGCATGTTGAAAGGCGAGAGACTAGTTCTCAAGAACTGTTGCGAAGCGGCTCGATTCCTGTGGAGCGCGATTGCGATTTGAAGTTTCGCCTGCGCTGGCGTTTGCCGAAAGGAAACGCGCGAATGCTGGTGGTGGACGCGTCGGGTGTTGAACTGGGAGCGTTGCGCTTGCAGACCGCTTCCGAATGGCAGGAGGGTGAGTTGTCTGTAGCAACAGGGGCGCATGAATATTTAGGATTACGTTTGGTCGCAGACCAGGGCGCCTTGTCGGGAGAAATTGATTTTGAGCGTTTGCGCACGCCGGGATTTGGCGTGAGCCGCGAGTTTAAATTGCCGTATCGCGAACATTGGCAGGTGGAGAGCGAGGGCGCGCAGGTCGATTGGGAGGGACGTCGCAGTCGCGTTCGCTGGCAGGGCGATCCGGGTCCGTATTTATTGGGGAGTTATTCGACGCCGTGTCCGCGCGATACGCATCTTTCATATCAGGTTGGAGTGAATGTGCGACAAGGCGAGCTGTGCATTGGGGTATTGGATGAAGGTTCCGGCTCATGGATCAAGGTGTTCAGCTTTAAGGAAGGCGAGACCTTGGGCAATCTGGAGTTTGATACGGGAACGAACAGCCGCTTGAAGGTGGTGTTGTCGAGCGTGAAGTCTCCCCTGGATGCGGAAGTGGACTGGGGCGATTTACTGAGCGTGCCGCCGGGTTATTTGAATCAAGCGAAAGAGAAGCCGTCGGTCCCTCACACTGAGGCGTTGAAGCGGCCGTTGGAATTAACGAAGCTTGAAGAGCCGCAATCCAGAGAAGAGGATCCGCGCGGTTCATTGTGGGATCGGGCGTTCAAGAGGAAACCAGAATATTATTGCCAGAAGCCGTGGACGGATTTGAATAATTTTACGGTGGACGGTCGTATGGATGTGTGTTGTATCGCGACAGGGCCGAGCCAGGAGCGCTACGCGTTGGGAAATATATTTGACCAGGAGTTTCAGGAAATCTGGAACGGCGAGCGGATGCGCGAGTTTCGCCGTACGGTGAATACGGAAGACAAGATGTCTCCGTGTCAGCGTTGCCCGATGGCGTATTCGTATCAGGGCAAGTTTTTCGACCCCGAAAGAACCTTTGATATGTTATGGAATTATTTTTATGTCCGATGGGGATGGAACAAAGACAGGCCGCTCACATCGAAGTTTTATTCCTTCTCGAGAATGTTGTTCAATGCGACCGTCTTCATGAGATTTAAAAAACAATAGAGACTGCTGTCATTTAAATAATGATTTCCTATGGAAGAAGTTCTGGAAATAATTCCACCGGTGGACCGATGGAAAGTTAGGCACGCCCGTTGGGTTGAAGGCGGTCGTATGCTGGAATTTGAGGCGTTGCCTTATCGGCGTTTGCTCGAGTCGCCCTCATTCAAACTTGTCGGAGGGAGGGTGTACCGGATTGAACTGTCCTACACTCCTGTGGGAACAGGAGGGCTTGGTATTGGAGTGCGCCGGGGGCGTAACTGGTCCTGGGATCTGCGGCGCGATTATGTCAGCGATGAGCCGGTGAATACGACCGTGTTTTTTCCCGTATCCGAGACAGAGACTTTTCAAATAGTCTTGCATCATTTGCAGGGTGGAGAGCGGGCGACGACGCAAATCAGAGATCTGTCCGTTTCTCTGGCCTGCGTCAATGAAGGCCTGAGCGCAGAAAGCGATAACGCCGAGATCCCTTTCAAGTCGGTCTGGAAACGGAAGCTGCATTCCCTGTGTAAAAATTCTGGATTATGGAACAGCGCTGTTGCGGCTATCGAGATGAGGTTGGGGAGAGAAGAAGTCCTCAGTCTCCCTCAATACATGGCCTTTTGCCCGACAGGACAATGCCAGGCGCTGTGTGATTTCTGTTCGGTCACGATCAACCGCGCAGGCGTGGTCAAGAAACAATTGCCGATGCAAAAGCTGGATCGGTTTCTGCTCCCCGTAGCTAAAACGCTCAGGATGGTAGGGGTTGAAGGGAATGGTGAGCCGACCTTGTATGACGAGTTTGGCGAACTGATTGAACGGATCACGACAAATGGAACGGCGTTTTACTTGATCACGAATGGAGAACGCTTGACTTCGGTTTTGATCGACCGTCTCCTGGCGTCGCCTGTCGATTCAGTTAATTTTTCGGTGAACGCCGCGACTGAAGAGACGCATGCCAAAGTGATGAAGTTGACGGATTTCGATCGTGTTATTGGGAATATTCGCCAATTGACAGGGCAGAGATCTCCGGGATTGAACCCGACGCCTCTTATTAATGTATCGTTTGTTGTGGTGCATCAGAATATCCATGAAGTCGTCGAGTTTTTGAAGATCGCGGAAAACGACTGGGGCGTCGATGGAATTTATATCCGTCCTTTGTCTGAACTTGCAAATGATTTTGGGGCGATTGAAGATCAAAGAGACCTGGTTCCCTTCAAAGAAGATATCGAAGGAATGGTTGAGCAGGTCAACGACTATTTGAGAACGACGCAACGTAAAGCTCAAGTTCATTTCTTTCCTGAGACCTTTCGATCTTTTCGGGAAAATCCATTAAGCGATTCATCATCTACGTTCAAGCTTCCCCCAAAGAGCCGCTGGCAATTGGAGAACCACAGTATCAAGGCATCCTGGTCGGGCAGTCGCGTCGCTGTGAGAGGAGAAGGTTTTGTCGGTCAGTATTTATTAAGCAGTTACAACGCCCCTTGCAGAACCATGCAGGATATGGAGATTCCGATTGAAGTGATTGTGGAATCCGGGACGCTGGGTATTGGCGTGTTGGATGAACAAAATAGTAAATGGATCAAAACGGCATCCTTTGACAAGGGCCGTCACGGGGAAACGTTCAAATTCAATACAGGCGACAACGGCGCATTGAAGCTGGTTCTATACGCAGGTTCCGATGATGCTCTACAATGCGAAGTGGACTGGAAAGACGCTCTGGATGGGGGGGCGAAGGATGAGGCGGTTTTAAATTCAGGATCGGAAGCCGTATCGGAGAATGAAGGTCGCTCTTCTGCAAGGCATAGAGATAAAACACAGACGCTCTGGCAGTCGCTCAGCGGGTTTTTATTCAAACCGCGTTCCCCTGGCTCGGTGAAATATTATTGTCAGAAGCCTTGGACGGATTTGAATAATTTCTCGGTGGATGGGCGGATGGATGTGTGTTGCATTGCTACCGGTCCGAGCCAGGAACGCTATGCGCTGGGGAATATCCACGATCAGAGTTTTCAGGAAGTGTGGAATGGCGAGCGGATGAGGGAATTTAGACGCACAGTCAATTCGCCGGACAAACTGCCTCCCTGTCAGCGATGTCCGATGGCTTACGCTTATCAGGGCCCGTTCTTTGATCCGAAACACACTCTGGACTGGCTGTTTGAAAATCCCTTGCTCATTCTGGGCGTGGGGTCGCTGAAGCCGGTGTATCAAAAAATTATTCACAGAATGATCAAGACCGTTTTGGAGCTTGCGGTGTTTGCTGGTTTCAAAAGGAATTGATTCATTTGTTTCATAGAGTGATAAGGCGATGAAATACGATTTAGCCATGATCGGCCTGGGTAATATGGGAATCAGCGTGCTTGGAGCTTTTCTGCATCGCGGGAAAACCTGTATGGGCATCGATATCGATGTCTCAAAATTGAATGCGTTACAAAGCGGAAAGATGATTGTGCGCGAGTCGGGCGCCGCGGAAATTTTTGAAAAGGCGCGTAACGAAAAGAGACTGGATTATGCGACGGGTATCGATCAAATAAAAAACGCGAAGGTTGTTTTTATCAGCGTGCAGACGCCGGCGAAGGGGAATGAATGCGACTATTCGGCCCTTTCCGGAGTTTTGAGGCAGATCGCTTTGCAGGCGGCGCCCGATCAGGCCGTCATCATTGGAAGCACCATCTTTCCGGGAGGCTTGGCGGACGAATTGCTGAACGAACTCCGAGATCGACCGGATATTCGTCTCATTTATGAACCGGTATTCCTTCGCGCTGGATACGGTATTGAAGATTATTTGCGTCCAGGGAAACTGGTGCTGGGTATCGACGATCCTGACAATCCACCGCCGGAAATTGCGGAGTTATTAAGTCAGGTGGTTGAGGCCGAGCCGAAATGGGTTTCCTTGCAGGAGGCGGAATGGATCAAGATGGTTCACAACGCCTGGATGTGCGGCAAGATTTCCTTCGCCAACGAAATGGGCGCGCTGTGCGATGAATATAAAGTGGATACGAACCGGATTTTTGACATCTGCTTTTCCGAGAACGCGCAGGGAAGGTTGATGACCTTGTCGCATATGAAACCCGGCGCGCCGTATTCGGGGCCTTGTCTGCCAAAGGACGCGACAATTCTGGGCGGAATTCTTGAAAAGCAGGGAAGACCCTGGATGCAATCGGGAAGCGTGCTGGAGGCCTTGCGAGTCAGTAATGAAAATTACATCGACGCCATTGTAGAGCAGTGGCTTGCCACGGGGCGGGAAACGGGCAAGCCCTTGGGCTTGGTCGGCTTGACCTTTAGGCCGGGCTTTGATGAGATGCGCGGTTCTCTGGCGTTGCCCTTCATCCGCAGGGCTTTGGCTGAGGGATTGGAGGTCCGCGGATACGATCCATTCTTTGACGGCATTGGCATCGAAGAGTTTATGCTGGTCTGCCGAAATGATAAGGAATTGGAAAGCTATCATGCCCATTGTTCGCATTCTCTGGAGAGCGTTTGGAACGAATGCGGCGTTGTTTTACTCAATCGCAATCTGGATATTAACGAGCGTCGGCGTCTGGATGATTTTTCCGATTGCCCACGCAAGATAGACCTGTATGGAAATAAATTCTAAAAACGAAACCTTCGATTTGTCGATCGTGGTGGTCGGCAGAAACGACGACCACGGCATCGGTTTTTTTGATCGCATGGTCGCCTGCATGGAATTCAACCGCAAGAACCTGTTGCAAGCAGGGGTGAACGCAGAATTTATCTTTGTCGATTGGGCCTACGATCCGGGAAAACCCCTGTTCGCGCAGTTGCTGAGAGACAAACTCCCCTGGTGGCATACCGCGATTGCTGTTCACCCGGATTGGCAGGAGCGGCTCAAGGAGAATCCGCGTTTGGCGTTTCTGGAATTTTTTGCAAAGAATGTGGGCATTCGGCGCGCTCGAAGCGAATTCATTCTTGCTACCAATTGCGATATCTTTTTTTCAAAAGATTTGGTGCGATTTCTTGGTCGGGGAAAATGGCTGGAGGATTGTTTGTATCGATCCGTGCGTATCGATTTGCTCAGCGCCGTGGGTATCGATAAAATTGACTACGGCATTTTGGAGCGACCCGAGTCGGTGTCTTTTGTACGTTACCCTTGCCCTCCCTACTACGACCACGCTTCCGGGGATATGCAGTTCATGTCGCGCAAGCTCTGGTTTCAGGTGGGTGGTTACAACGAACGGGTGCGTTTTAGCAAAATTCATAAGGACTCCAATCTGTGCGCTTGCGTTGAGCTGAAACATCAGGTCCCCCTGAAGTTGGTGGGTTCGGTTTACCATTTCGATCATGAAATGTCTTATAATGAAAACCGTTTGCCCTTTGGTCCGCGCAATGAAACGGCCCCGTACGGGCCGGACTGGGACTGGGAGGTTTCATACGAAAACCCGCCTCATTGGGGCCTTGGCGATCAGGAAGTCCAAGCCTTCCCCGGCGATCCTTCAGTGTTTTGGATTGATTATCCAAATTGAGACGATGCCTTGACCATGCCAAACACACCTGAACTATTATTGATCAATGCGGTTTCTCCGAAACCCGCCGACGTTGAAAGACTTTGCGCCGCGCTGACGGCTTTGCCGAACGATAGCATCGAGACGATTCTCTATGTCGCGGGCGAGGAAAGAAGCAAGGACTGTGCGAGCCGCTATCCTTTAATTCGCATCTTTCCCTATCATCGACTGTGGTTGCAGGATGCGAATGCCTTGGTCGCTGAATCGCAGGCGCGACGCGTGGCCTTGAATTTTTCCCCTGAACTGGACGCAAATTCTCTAGCGGAAATTGTTCATCGTTCCCGCGATATTGAAAGTAGCGTGATTGCGGCCTACCCGGATTATTGCGAGACGTTAAAGCGTAAGCCGAATGGGTTTGATGCGCATCATTGGCGATACCAGACGCCGCGCGCTCCATCCGGGGCTTTTCTGTTCGACCGGGCTGAAGTGGCGGCGATGGGCGGTTTCAATCCGGCCTATCCCCTGGTCGCTTACTGGGATATGTGCTTGCGCATGGTGTCTTCCGGAGGTTCCTTCAATGCATTGGATGCAAGGTGTCTTCCCGACTCTCCCGCCTACGCGCCAGGGGCGGATGCGTCTGAGCGCATGCAGTTTCTCATGCAGGGCGCTCTCATGCTGGTCGAGCATGGCGAAGTGGCTTTGGGGGCGGTCAACCATCTTCTACTGCAATACAATTTGTACGAGCAAGTGAAGCCCGGTTCGCCTTTGTATCCCTGGCTGAACGATACTATGCGGGACAACTTGTTGATGTCGATACGCTCGACGCTCGCCGGATACAATGCGCAAGGAGCATGGTTCGAGCGAAACGGGCTGGATGCCTACCCGGAGATCACCGGAGGCAAGATTCATGATATGCGAGCGGCGTCGATATACCCGGCGGGACTCCAGCCGCTGGCGCGGTTTTTAAAAAAATGGTTTTTGAAGCGTTTTGAAAATAAATTCCGCAGAGGTTTGCGGTGAGGGCGCCGGCGATTGACGAGGTCAGGGAATTTTGGGATCGCAGACCCTGCAATCTCAAACATGGCGTCGCCGAGATTGGAAGTCGGGAATACTTCGATCAGGTTGAGGAGCGAAAGTATCTTGTCGAGCCGCATATCCCCGAGTTTGCCGAGTTTGAAAAATGGAAGGGCAAGCGCGTGCTTGAAATCGGTTGCGGTATCGGCACCGACTCTATCAATTTTGCCCGGGCCGGAGCGGACCTGACGGTCATGGAGTTGTCCCAAAAGAGTTTGGACTTGTGCAAGAAGCGTTTTGAAGTGTTTGGCCTGAATGCGCGGTTTTTTCTTGGAAACGCAGAACAACTCGAAGAAACGCTTCCAAACGAAACTTTCGATCTGGTTTATTCTTTTGGCGTGTTGCACCATACCCCGCATCCTGAGCAGGCGGTTGCGGGAATCAAAAAATTCATGAATGCAGATTCTGAACTGCGCGTGATGCTGTATTCGAAATTCTCGACCAAGAATCTGATGATCCTGTTTGGATTGTCCCAGCCTGAAGCGCAGACGGGTTGCCCGGTTGCCTATCGCTACCACTTTCGCGAAGTAGAGAATTTATTGAAGGGTTTTAAAATTCTTGAAATGCGCAAAGAGCATATCTTCCCTTATGTGATTTCTGAATACGTTAAATACAATTACGTTCGCAAACTTCCCTGGCGCGTTTTGCCCGATTCCCTGTTCAGACTGTTCGAACGGCAACTGGGTTGGCACACGCTTGTCCGCGCGCGCCTGCCTCGAAAATGAACAGCGATCAACACCCTTCCCCTGCGCTCCCAACCCTTACGGTGGTTGTGCCCAGTTTCAATCAAGGCGAGACGATCGAACAAACCCTAATCAGTATTTGCGATCACAATGCGATGGATGGCGTCGAAGTTTTGGTGTTCGATGCCTGTTCGACGGACGGGACGGAGCGCGTCCTCGATGCCTGGAAGTCACGTTGCACGGTGATTCAGGAAAAGGATCGCGGCCAGAGCGATGCGATCAACAAGGGATTCAAAAGGGCGAGCGGGGACATTGTCTGCTGGTTGAACACCGATGACATGTTTTTCCCTGGCGCGCTGGATCGGGTGCGGACCTTGTTTGCTGAAAACCCGGAGGCGGGCGTCATCAGCGGTCGCGGTGTGCACCTGAAGAAAGACGGCAGTTTTGACATTCTCTTTCCAGAAGGACCCGATTTGAGCGAGCGCAACATTCAATCCATGCGCATTGACCTGTTGCAACCTGCGGTATTTTTCCGTCGGTCTTCTCTGGAGCAGATTGGCGGCATCAATCCGGACTTGCAGTACCTCATGGATCTGGATCTGTGGATGCGCTTCGTCAAGGCTGGCGTGAAATGGAAACTGGTAGATGATTTTTTTTCCTCCGCGAGGGTTTACCCGGAGACAAAAACTTCGAGCGGCGGCTGGACCCGCTTGAGAGAGCATATGAAATTGACGCGCAGGCATACAGGGAGCATGTTTTCCCGAACGACCCTGAGCTTGCTCATGACCTGGGGAATGGCGTCGCCTTATCCTCGACTTCAGAAATTATTTGAGATTCTGTACCGTGTTTATACTTTGATGCGGTCGGGTTCGGTTCGCCCGCCACGGCACCAGCCGCTGGAGTGCTTGGGAGAGACGCGTGTCAGTTTCCCCTGGTATCAAGGGAGCTGTGACTCCATTCGAGTTTGTCTGGAGCGCCTGGACGGGACAGCCGGGGCGGCGAAGGTCAGAATCCTGTGTGATGGCGTGGAATGGGAAGGGCCGTTCCACGCGGGCGAAAACGAAATCGAACTGCGTGGAGATTTTGCATCTCCGTTATTTTCCGTTTCGGTGGAAACCTCACCGCCTGTTGTATTCAAGCTTCTGAATGTGATTCCAGGCCGGAAATTTTGAAACCGGGGCTTAAATGAAACGGTTGATTTTGTGTGGGTAGCAATTGAGTTCAGAAGCCGGTGTTTTCCTTGATGCGGTCGCAAACGTATTCGGCAAAGGGCAGGGCGCAGGTGAAGCCGGGAGAGACCGCGTTCAGAATATGCATGGAATTGTCATCTCCTTCCAACACAAAATCCATTTCCAGTTTTTTCTCTTTTATGTTGAGTAGCTGGGCGCGAATCCCCGGCTTGCCCCATTTGGAATAGTCGGAGAGGCGAACGCCTTCGAGAAGTTCCGAAGCAAGAGAGACCAGACAGGAGCGGGAGTATTTTCGGATTTCTTCGTAGGCGAGTTTTTTGAAATCAAAGTTGGAGTGAAAAAAAAGTCCCAACTGGCGAATAGCGATCTCCATCATTTCGTTCAACTTGAAATTTTTCAGTCCGTCGTATTGTTCGCGCCAGAACGCGGGAATGGCGGTGGGGCCAATTTTGACGTGGCCTGCAGAGGTGACGGTGAAATGAACGCCGAGAAACGGATTGCGAAGATCAGGTACGGGATAAATATTCGTCCTCAGAGAGCCGGGTTCTTGACTGGAATAGAGATAGAGTCCTTTGAAGGGAAGGATGCGATAGTTTTTTGAAAAACCAAAATCCAGGCCGATGGTGTCCGCGTACAAACCGGCGGCATTGACTAGATAGTTGCACTGAAACGAACCTTGGGTCGTTTTTATTCCCGACGCTTCTCTGCCAAGATAGCGAGCGCTTGAGATGATTTCGACTCCAGATCGAACGGCGTCATCTTTTAGAGAAAGTAATACTTCGACTGGATCAACCGAAGAGGTTGAAGGGGAAAAAAGCGCTTTTTCGAAGGTGCGGGCTTTGGGCTCAATGTCGCGCGCTTCCTGTTCCGAAATGAGTTTCAGTTCCACTCCATTGTTTTTGGCGCGATTCAATAACTCGTCGAGCCAAGGCAGTTCGCTTTCATTGCGAGCGACAACGAGTTTTCCGCATTCATTGATATTGAGTTGCTTTTCTTTACAGTATTGGGTGAGGCGCTGGTTTCCCGAACGAGTGAAGCGAGCTTTCAGGCTATCGGCGCTGTAATAAAATCCGGCATGAAGAACGCCGCTATTCCGTCCGCTGGCGTGCAATCCGCATCGCTCTTCTTTTTCGAGGACGGTGACAGAGGCGTCTGCGTGGCGTTTCTTTAACTCCTGCGCGACGGCGATTCCGATAATGCCTCCTCCGATCACCAGAAAATCGCGGTGGTTCATTTACAAGTTCTCCTGATTGTATTTAGGGGCGAAGTATTGGAAGATGGGGGTAGATTTGCCTGGTTCATTTGTGCGTGAGTATATCGAGCCGGAAATGGCGTTTCAATATCAATATTATTTTCATCATTGCCTGATAATTTTTCTCTGGGTTGCGATCAATGTCTGATTGGCAAACGGATTTTTCTTAGGGACAATCAAAGTTACAGGCATTATTATTGATCGGGGTGATCCGAAGGATTAGTATGTGGGTTTATAAAGGGAAGCCCTTTCCCTGCGCGCCTGTTGAATGATATAAAACGTGATTGTTTAAAAACTAAAGTGATTTAACGAATGAAAAAAAATCTCGACCTTTTGTTGGTAACGCCTCCAAGCAAGGATCAGGTGTTTCAGAAATTAGGAGAAAATCTCACCGGAATCGAGCCTCCGGTCTGGTCCACTTTGATGGCTACTTTTGTGCGGAATAGCGGTTTTTCAACTCACATCCTCGATGCTGAGGCGGAGTGCATTGGTTTTGACGAAACGGCGAAAAGAATCCTGGATATAGATGCGGTGTTAACCGTTTTTGTGATTTACGGACATCAACCCTCGGCGTCGACGCAATGCATGCCAGCGGGCAGAGCGGTTTGCGACAGAGTCGTTGCCGCAAACGCTGAGTTAAAGACCCTGGTGATGGGCACGCATGCATCGTCTCTTCCAGAACGCACCTTGTCGGAAGAGCCCTACACCTATGTCTGTCAAGGGGAAGGGCCTGACACCGTCCTCAATTTATTGCAGGCCCTGAAGGCAGGAAGCGATCGATTGGATAAGATTCCGGGTCTCTGGTACCGCAAGGACGGGAAGATTTTCAATAATCCAACGGCGGAGAACATTGTCGATCTGGATGGGCGTTTGCCTGGCCAGGCATGGGATTTACTGGATATGACTAAATATCGGGCGCACAACTGGCACTGTTTTGATCATATTCATGCAAGGCAACCCTATGCTTCGTTGCAAACGAGTTTGGGGTGCCCCTACAAATGCTCCTTTTGTTGTATCAATGCGCCCTTTGGGCAGGCGGGTATTCGCTACTGGTCTCCCAAGACGATTGTGGACCAGATTGATATTCTGGTGAATCGTTACGGGGTGAAGAATATTAAAATTCCTGACGAAATGTTTGTGCTCAATGAACAGCATGTTTTGGGCATTTGTGATTTGATCATTGAGCGCGGTTACGATCTCAATATCTGGGCTTATGCCAGAGTGGACACGGTGAAAGACAGATACCTTGAGAAATTGAAGCGGGCTGGATTCAACTGGCTGGCTTTGGGTATCGAGTCTGGAAGCAAATATGTTCGCGACGGCGTGGAAAAAGGTCGTTTTGGCGATGTGGACATTGTCAAAACAACGGACAAAATCAAGGAGCATGGAATATACATTATCGCGAATTATATATTTGGTCTCCCAGACGACACTCACGAAAGCATGCAGGAAACGCTGGACCTTTCGATTGAAATCAACGCAGAGTGGGCAAATTTTTACTGCGCGATGGCGTATCCGGGATCTCCTCTTTATGAGAGGGCCGTTCAGTCGGGATGGCAATTGCCGGATGGACCGGGCGGACCTGGGTGGATTGGTTATTCTCAACATGCTTATGAAGCCTTGCCACTAAGAACGGATTCTTTGGCTTACACGGAGGTTCTGGATTTTCGTGATAAGGCTTTTGATCATTACTTCACGCATCCCAAATTTCTTGAAATGATCAATAGGAGATTCAGCCAGGAGTTGGTCGACCACATACACGACATGGTTCGCGTAAAAATCAAAAGAAAGCACCGGTCGGTAAGCCTTTAGTTTGGCGATTTGATGAGTCTCCCCGGAAATTCTCTAAATGAATTCCTTCCTTCAATTTAAAATTATTCGCGACGTTCCAATATGTTTGCGAATCTTGAAGCCTCGAGCCAAAACGGTTGATAGAGTTTGGTCGGGTCGTTGTTGCAAGTGAAAATTTTCTACCTGGGTTGCGGCTGGTTTTTTGCGGCCTTTTTTATCCAAT
This window of the Candidatus Nitrohelix vancouverensis genome carries:
- a CDS encoding nucleotide sugar dehydrogenase yields the protein MKYDLAMIGLGNMGISVLGAFLHRGKTCMGIDIDVSKLNALQSGKMIVRESGAAEIFEKARNEKRLDYATGIDQIKNAKVVFISVQTPAKGNECDYSALSGVLRQIALQAAPDQAVIIGSTIFPGGLADELLNELRDRPDIRLIYEPVFLRAGYGIEDYLRPGKLVLGIDDPDNPPPEIAELLSQVVEAEPKWVSLQEAEWIKMVHNAWMCGKISFANEMGALCDEYKVDTNRIFDICFSENAQGRLMTLSHMKPGAPYSGPCLPKDATILGGILEKQGRPWMQSGSVLEALRVSNENYIDAIVEQWLATGRETGKPLGLVGLTFRPGFDEMRGSLALPFIRRALAEGLEVRGYDPFFDGIGIEEFMLVCRNDKELESYHAHCSHSLESVWNECGVVLLNRNLDINERRRLDDFSDCPRKIDLYGNKF
- a CDS encoding methyltransferase domain-containing protein, translating into MRAPAIDEVREFWDRRPCNLKHGVAEIGSREYFDQVEERKYLVEPHIPEFAEFEKWKGKRVLEIGCGIGTDSINFARAGADLTVMELSQKSLDLCKKRFEVFGLNARFFLGNAEQLEETLPNETFDLVYSFGVLHHTPHPEQAVAGIKKFMNADSELRVMLYSKFSTKNLMILFGLSQPEAQTGCPVAYRYHFREVENLLKGFKILEMRKEHIFPYVISEYVKYNYVRKLPWRVLPDSLFRLFERQLGWHTLVRARLPRK
- a CDS encoding radical SAM protein; amino-acid sequence: MKKNLDLLLVTPPSKDQVFQKLGENLTGIEPPVWSTLMATFVRNSGFSTHILDAEAECIGFDETAKRILDIDAVLTVFVIYGHQPSASTQCMPAGRAVCDRVVAANAELKTLVMGTHASSLPERTLSEEPYTYVCQGEGPDTVLNLLQALKAGSDRLDKIPGLWYRKDGKIFNNPTAENIVDLDGRLPGQAWDLLDMTKYRAHNWHCFDHIHARQPYASLQTSLGCPYKCSFCCINAPFGQAGIRYWSPKTIVDQIDILVNRYGVKNIKIPDEMFVLNEQHVLGICDLIIERGYDLNIWAYARVDTVKDRYLEKLKRAGFNWLALGIESGSKYVRDGVEKGRFGDVDIVKTTDKIKEHGIYIIANYIFGLPDDTHESMQETLDLSIEINAEWANFYCAMAYPGSPLYERAVQSGWQLPDGPGGPGWIGYSQHAYEALPLRTDSLAYTEVLDFRDKAFDHYFTHPKFLEMINRRFSQELVDHIHDMVRVKIKRKHRSVSL
- a CDS encoding radical SAM protein, which encodes MEEVLEIIPPVDRWKVRHARWVEGGRMLEFEALPYRRLLESPSFKLVGGRVYRIELSYTPVGTGGLGIGVRRGRNWSWDLRRDYVSDEPVNTTVFFPVSETETFQIVLHHLQGGERATTQIRDLSVSLACVNEGLSAESDNAEIPFKSVWKRKLHSLCKNSGLWNSAVAAIEMRLGREEVLSLPQYMAFCPTGQCQALCDFCSVTINRAGVVKKQLPMQKLDRFLLPVAKTLRMVGVEGNGEPTLYDEFGELIERITTNGTAFYLITNGERLTSVLIDRLLASPVDSVNFSVNAATEETHAKVMKLTDFDRVIGNIRQLTGQRSPGLNPTPLINVSFVVVHQNIHEVVEFLKIAENDWGVDGIYIRPLSELANDFGAIEDQRDLVPFKEDIEGMVEQVNDYLRTTQRKAQVHFFPETFRSFRENPLSDSSSTFKLPPKSRWQLENHSIKASWSGSRVAVRGEGFVGQYLLSSYNAPCRTMQDMEIPIEVIVESGTLGIGVLDEQNSKWIKTASFDKGRHGETFKFNTGDNGALKLVLYAGSDDALQCEVDWKDALDGGAKDEAVLNSGSEAVSENEGRSSARHRDKTQTLWQSLSGFLFKPRSPGSVKYYCQKPWTDLNNFSVDGRMDVCCIATGPSQERYALGNIHDQSFQEVWNGERMREFRRTVNSPDKLPPCQRCPMAYAYQGPFFDPKHTLDWLFENPLLILGVGSLKPVYQKIIHRMIKTVLELAVFAGFKRN
- a CDS encoding glycosyltransferase, which produces MNSDQHPSPALPTLTVVVPSFNQGETIEQTLISICDHNAMDGVEVLVFDACSTDGTERVLDAWKSRCTVIQEKDRGQSDAINKGFKRASGDIVCWLNTDDMFFPGALDRVRTLFAENPEAGVISGRGVHLKKDGSFDILFPEGPDLSERNIQSMRIDLLQPAVFFRRSSLEQIGGINPDLQYLMDLDLWMRFVKAGVKWKLVDDFFSSARVYPETKTSSGGWTRLREHMKLTRRHTGSMFSRTTLSLLMTWGMASPYPRLQKLFEILYRVYTLMRSGSVRPPRHQPLECLGETRVSFPWYQGSCDSIRVCLERLDGTAGAAKVRILCDGVEWEGPFHAGENEIELRGDFASPLFSVSVETSPPVVFKLLNVIPGRKF
- the lhgO gene encoding L-2-hydroxyglutarate oxidase; this encodes MNHRDFLVIGGGIIGIAVAQELKKRHADASVTVLEKEERCGLHASGRNSGVLHAGFYYSADSLKARFTRSGNQRLTQYCKEKQLNINECGKLVVARNESELPWLDELLNRAKNNGVELKLISEQEARDIEPKARTFEKALFSPSTSSVDPVEVLLSLKDDAVRSGVEIISSARYLGREASGIKTTQGSFQCNYLVNAAGLYADTIGLDFGFSKNYRILPFKGLYLYSSQEPGSLRTNIYPVPDLRNPFLGVHFTVTSAGHVKIGPTAIPAFWREQYDGLKNFKLNEMMEIAIRQLGLFFHSNFDFKKLAYEEIRKYSRSCLVSLASELLEGVRLSDYSKWGKPGIRAQLLNIKEKKLEMDFVLEGDDNSMHILNAVSPGFTCALPFAEYVCDRIKENTGF